Proteins from one Streptomyces sp. NBC_00390 genomic window:
- a CDS encoding DJ-1/PfpI family protein yields MTTKILIVTGDAAESLEVLYPYQRLLEEGYEVHIAAPTRKKLRFVVHDFEPGFDTYTEKPGYTWPADLGFSEVDPGQYAAVVIPGGRAPEYLRNDPELRKILKAFFDADKPVAQICHGPLLTAAIGSLEGRRVTAYPALELDMQAAGASFQDAEAVVDGTLISSRAWPDQPAWMREFIKVLRAKSPVT; encoded by the coding sequence ATGACCACGAAAATCCTGATTGTCACCGGGGATGCCGCGGAGTCGCTGGAGGTCCTCTACCCCTACCAGCGACTGCTGGAGGAGGGGTACGAGGTGCACATCGCGGCACCCACCCGTAAGAAGCTGCGGTTCGTCGTGCACGACTTCGAGCCGGGTTTCGACACCTACACCGAGAAGCCGGGCTACACCTGGCCTGCGGACCTGGGCTTCTCGGAGGTCGACCCCGGCCAGTATGCCGCAGTGGTGATCCCGGGCGGGCGGGCTCCGGAGTATCTGCGCAACGACCCGGAACTGCGCAAGATCCTCAAGGCCTTCTTCGACGCCGACAAACCGGTGGCGCAGATCTGCCACGGCCCGCTGCTGACGGCGGCCATCGGCAGCCTCGAAGGGCGCAGGGTCACCGCGTACCCGGCGCTGGAGCTGGACATGCAGGCGGCAGGGGCGTCCTTCCAGGACGCGGAGGCGGTCGTGGACGGCACGCTGATCTCGTCGCGGGCCTGGCCGGACCAACCGGCGTGGATGCGTGAGTTCATCAAGGTGCTGCGCGCGAAGTCGCCGGTCACCTAG
- a CDS encoding serine/threonine-protein kinase: MGNRGPQPLRDDDPREIAGYVLEARIGEGGMGTVFLTRTHDGRHPVALKLIRREHAQSENFRRRFAREVEAARRVRGSHLAEVVDHDAEGPRPWLATRYVPGLPLDVALKEFGPLPVDCVLRLTACAARALDAVHTAGLIHRDVKPGNLLLTAEGPWLIDFGIARAADGTSALTTVGRMVGTPKYMSPEHALGRALTPASDVFTLGLVAAEAASGRHPYGEGGGFVLATRIAGTAHEPPDLSAHPAALRVVLAAALAAGPEDRPSAAEIAGLCHRAVGSDMGSGGFAGRLPKQIASAVTAIERTARMAAPAPKDPRASGWLRRMRGDS; encoded by the coding sequence ATGGGGAACCGTGGGCCGCAGCCGCTGAGGGACGACGACCCTCGCGAGATCGCCGGATACGTTCTCGAGGCACGGATCGGCGAGGGCGGTATGGGCACCGTCTTCCTCACCCGCACGCATGACGGCCGCCATCCCGTCGCCCTGAAGCTGATCCGCCGCGAGCACGCGCAGAGCGAGAACTTCCGCAGACGCTTCGCCCGCGAGGTCGAGGCTGCCCGCCGGGTGCGGGGCAGTCATCTGGCCGAGGTCGTCGACCATGACGCCGAAGGGCCGCGGCCCTGGCTCGCCACCCGCTATGTGCCGGGGCTACCGCTGGACGTGGCGCTCAAGGAGTTCGGTCCGCTGCCGGTGGACTGCGTCCTGCGGCTGACGGCCTGCGCGGCGCGGGCGCTGGATGCCGTCCACACCGCCGGTCTCATCCACCGGGACGTGAAGCCGGGCAATCTGCTGCTGACGGCCGAGGGGCCGTGGCTGATCGACTTCGGCATCGCCCGCGCCGCCGACGGCACCTCGGCGCTGACCACGGTGGGCCGGATGGTGGGCACGCCCAAGTACATGTCGCCGGAGCACGCCCTGGGGCGCGCGCTCACCCCCGCGTCGGACGTGTTCACGCTCGGCCTGGTCGCCGCCGAGGCGGCCTCAGGGCGCCACCCGTACGGCGAGGGCGGCGGCTTCGTGCTCGCCACCCGCATCGCCGGCACCGCGCACGAGCCCCCGGACCTGAGCGCCCATCCGGCGGCGCTGCGCGTGGTGCTGGCCGCGGCGCTCGCGGCCGGCCCGGAGGACAGGCCGTCGGCCGCGGAGATCGCCGGGCTGTGCCACCGGGCCGTGGGAAGCGACATGGGCAGCGGCGGCTTCGCGGGCCGGCTCCCGAAGCAGATCGCCTCGGCCGTGACCGCCATCGAACGAACCGCCCGCATGGCGGCACCGGCACCGAAGGACCCGAGGGCATCGGGCTGGCTGCGGAGGATGCGCGGCGACTCCTGA
- a CDS encoding ABC transporter ATP-binding protein — protein MAESEQVPTVVVDGVHITYKVNGARTGKGSATSALSRILSRRGTPGVREVHAVKGVSFAAYKGEAIGLIGSNGSGKSTLLKAIAGLLPTARGKVYTQGQPSLLGVNAALMSDLTGERNVVLGGLAMGMTREQVRARYDDIVDFSGINDKGDFISLPMRTYSSGMGARLRFSIAAAKSHDVLLIDEALSTGDARFRRRSQQRIDELRKEAGTVFLVSHSNSTITESCDRAIWLEAGVLQMDGPAKEVVAAYEEFTGSRK, from the coding sequence GTGGCTGAGTCAGAGCAGGTCCCCACCGTCGTCGTCGACGGCGTCCACATCACCTACAAGGTCAACGGCGCGCGCACCGGCAAGGGCAGCGCCACCTCCGCCCTCAGCCGGATCCTGTCCCGCCGCGGCACCCCCGGCGTACGCGAGGTGCACGCCGTGAAGGGCGTCAGTTTCGCCGCGTACAAGGGCGAGGCGATCGGGCTGATCGGCTCCAACGGCTCCGGCAAGTCGACGCTGCTCAAGGCCATCGCGGGCCTGCTGCCGACCGCCAGGGGCAAGGTCTACACCCAGGGCCAGCCCTCGCTGCTCGGCGTGAACGCCGCCCTGATGTCGGATCTGACCGGCGAGCGCAATGTCGTCCTCGGCGGACTGGCGATGGGCATGACCCGTGAACAGGTCCGGGCCCGCTACGACGACATCGTCGACTTCTCCGGGATCAACGACAAGGGCGACTTCATCTCGCTGCCGATGCGTACGTACTCCTCCGGCATGGGGGCCCGGCTACGGTTCTCGATCGCCGCCGCGAAGAGCCATGACGTCCTGCTCATCGACGAGGCCCTGTCCACCGGTGACGCCCGCTTCCGGCGCCGCAGCCAGCAGCGCATCGACGAGCTGCGCAAGGAGGCCGGCACGGTCTTCCTGGTCAGCCACAGCAACTCGACCATCACCGAGAGCTGCGACCGGGCGATCTGGCTGGAGGCGGGGGTGCTGCAGATGGACGGCCCGGCGAAGGAAGTCGTCGCCGCGTACGAGGAGTTCACCGGCTCCCGCAAGTGA
- a CDS encoding TetR/AcrR family transcriptional regulator codes for MLLCMPTDPGTPRRAPAGAAVLREDVTDAIRAAVFEELAAVGFARMSIEGIARRAGVGKTAVYRRWKSKLSLVLDLLSAFAAQGLPVPETGSLYGDVRALLEVASHALRHPVASRVIPDLLVEAARQPEISDAIKAALLDAQRGVATLVVRDAVARGELPGSTSPDRALDVIVGPLYWRLVVVRGGLPKGYLDELARSAVAALKA; via the coding sequence ATGCTCCTGTGCATGCCCACGGACCCTGGAACCCCGCGCCGCGCCCCGGCGGGAGCCGCCGTGCTCCGGGAGGACGTGACGGATGCGATCCGCGCCGCCGTCTTCGAGGAGCTGGCGGCGGTCGGCTTCGCGCGTATGTCCATCGAAGGCATCGCCCGGCGGGCGGGTGTCGGCAAGACGGCGGTCTACCGGCGCTGGAAGTCGAAGCTGTCGCTGGTGCTGGACCTGCTCTCGGCGTTCGCGGCGCAGGGGCTGCCGGTGCCGGAGACGGGTTCGCTGTACGGCGATGTGCGCGCGCTCCTCGAGGTGGCGTCCCACGCCCTGCGCCACCCGGTCGCCTCCCGGGTCATCCCCGACCTGCTGGTCGAGGCGGCGCGTCAGCCGGAGATCTCGGACGCGATCAAGGCGGCACTGCTGGACGCGCAGCGGGGCGTCGCGACTCTGGTGGTCCGCGACGCGGTCGCCCGCGGCGAACTCCCCGGATCGACCTCCCCGGACAGGGCGCTGGACGTGATCGTGGGCCCGCTGTACTGGCGGCTGGTCGTGGTGCGCGGGGGGCTCCCGAAGGGGTACCTGGACGAGTTGGCGAGGTCGGCAGTGGCGGCGCTGAAGGCCTG
- a CDS encoding NAD-glutamate dehydrogenase, producing MQTKLDEAKAELLARAARVAENSPVGGHLPTGAEQGKRPDRDTLLSYLQRYYLHTAPEDLTDRDPVDIFGAALSHYRLAENRPQGTANVRVHTPTVEENGWTSSHSVVEVVTDDMPFLVDSVTNELSRQGRGIHVVIHPQLVVRRDLTGKLIEVLPDGRNTEDLPHDALVESWIHVEIDRETDRADLKQITADLLRVLSDVREAVEDWEKMRDCALRIADQLPDESLADDLNAEEVEEARELLRWLSEDHFTFLGYREYTLTENDALAAVPGTGLGILRSDPHHSEAEDHPVSPSFSRLPADARAKAREHKLLILTKANSRSTVHRPSYLDYVGVKKFDEQGNVIGERRFLGLFSSAAYTESVRRVPVVRRKVDEVLKGAGFSPHSHDGRDLLQILETYPRDELFQTPVDKLREIVTSVLYLQERRRLRLYLRQDEYGRYYSALVYLPRDRYTTGVRLRIIDILKEELGGTSVDFTAWNTESILSRLHFVIRVPPGTELPDLTDADTERIEARLVEAARSWADGFAEALNAECGEERAAEMLRRYGHAFPEGYKADHSPRAAVADLVHLEQLRHSDKDFALSLYEPVGAAPGERRFKIYRMGDQVSLSAVLPVLNRLGVEVIDERPYELRCTDRTHAWVYDFGLRIPLPAGNGGDYFGDDARERFQNAFAAVWTGQAENDGFNSLVLGAGLTWRQAMVLRAYAKYLRQAGSTFSQDYMEDTLRTNVHTTRLLVSLFEARMSPERQHAGTELTDGLLEELDGALDQVASLDEDRILRSFLTVIKATLRTNFFQSAGDGGSKGQAAGGEPHGYVSMKFDPQAIPDLPAPRPAFEIWVYSPRVEGVHLRFGKVARGGLRWSDRREDFRTEVLGLVKAQMVKNTVIVPVGAKGGFVAKQLPDPSVDRDAWLAEGIAAYRTFISALLDITDNMVGGEVVPPAQVVRHDEDDTYLVVAADKGTASFSDIANEVAVSYGFWLGDAFASGGSAGYDHKGMGITARGAWESVKRHFRELGHDTQTQDFTVVGVGDMSGDVFGNGMLLSEHIRLVAAFDHRHIFIDPDPDAAVSYAERRRLFELPRSSWADYNKELLSAGGGIHPRAAKSIPVNAAMRTALGIDSGVTKMTPAELMQAILKAPVDLLWNGGIGTYVKAHTETHADVGDKANDTIRVNGEDLRVKVVGEGGNLGLTQLGRIEFDRNGGHINTDAIDNSAGVDTSDHEVNIKILLNGLVTDGDLTVKQRNQLLAKMTDEVGALVLRNNYAQNVALSNAVAQSPSLLHAHQRYMRRLERDGHLDRSLEFLPSDRQIRELLNTGKGLSQPELAVLLAYTKITVADELIGTSLPDDPYLRRLLHAYFPKPLREQFPDAVDSHALRREIVTTVLVNDTVNTGGSTFLHRLREETGASIEEVVRAQTAAREIFGLGAVWDAVEALDNKVASDVQTRIRLHSRRLVERGTRWLLGNRPQPLELAETIGFFADRVEQVWAGLPKMLRGADLEWYQNILDELTGAGVPEELALRVAGFSSAFPTLDIVAIADRTGQEPLAVADVYYDLADRLSITQLMDRIIELPRSDRWQSMARAAIREDLYAAHAALTSDVLSVGNGSSTPEQRFKTWEEKNAALLGRARSTLEEIHDSDMFDLANLSVAMRTMRQLLRTHG from the coding sequence ATGCAGACCAAGCTGGACGAAGCCAAGGCCGAGCTGCTCGCACGGGCTGCCCGGGTAGCTGAGAACAGCCCGGTCGGGGGGCACCTTCCGACTGGGGCCGAGCAGGGGAAGCGTCCCGACCGGGACACTTTGCTCTCCTATCTCCAGCGCTACTACCTGCACACCGCTCCCGAGGACCTCACCGACCGCGACCCGGTCGACATTTTCGGTGCGGCGCTTTCCCACTACCGGCTCGCCGAGAACCGCCCGCAGGGCACGGCGAACGTCCGGGTGCACACGCCGACCGTCGAGGAGAACGGCTGGACCTCCAGCCACTCCGTCGTCGAGGTCGTCACCGACGACATGCCCTTCCTCGTCGACTCGGTCACCAATGAGCTCTCCCGGCAGGGCCGCGGCATCCATGTCGTGATCCACCCGCAGCTGGTGGTCCGCCGCGATCTGACCGGCAAGCTGATCGAGGTGCTGCCGGACGGGAGGAACACCGAGGACCTGCCGCACGACGCGCTCGTCGAGTCCTGGATCCATGTCGAGATCGACCGCGAGACCGACCGCGCCGACCTGAAGCAGATCACCGCCGATCTGCTGCGCGTCCTGTCCGACGTCCGCGAGGCCGTCGAGGACTGGGAGAAGATGCGCGACTGCGCCCTGCGCATCGCCGACCAGCTGCCGGACGAGTCCCTCGCCGACGATCTGAACGCGGAGGAGGTCGAGGAGGCGCGCGAGCTGCTGCGCTGGCTCTCCGAAGACCACTTCACCTTCCTCGGATACCGCGAGTACACGCTCACCGAGAACGACGCGCTGGCCGCCGTGCCCGGCACCGGGCTCGGCATTCTGCGCTCCGACCCGCACCACAGTGAGGCCGAGGACCACCCGGTCTCCCCGTCCTTCAGCAGGCTGCCCGCCGACGCCCGCGCCAAGGCCCGCGAGCACAAGCTGCTCATCCTCACCAAGGCCAACAGCCGGTCCACCGTGCACCGCCCCAGCTACCTGGACTATGTCGGCGTCAAGAAGTTCGACGAGCAGGGAAATGTGATCGGCGAGCGCCGGTTCCTCGGTCTGTTCTCGTCAGCCGCGTACACCGAGTCCGTGCGCCGTGTGCCCGTCGTGCGCCGCAAGGTCGACGAGGTGCTGAAGGGCGCCGGCTTCTCGCCCCACAGCCACGACGGCCGTGACCTGCTGCAGATCCTCGAGACCTACCCGCGCGACGAGCTCTTCCAGACCCCGGTCGACAAGCTGCGCGAGATCGTCACCAGCGTGCTGTACCTGCAGGAGCGCCGCCGGCTGCGGCTGTACCTGCGCCAGGACGAGTACGGCCGCTACTACTCCGCGCTCGTCTACCTGCCCCGCGACCGCTACACCACCGGCGTCCGGCTGCGGATCATCGACATCCTCAAGGAGGAGCTCGGCGGCACCAGCGTCGACTTCACGGCCTGGAACACCGAGTCGATCCTGTCCCGGCTGCACTTCGTCATCCGCGTCCCGCCCGGCACCGAGCTGCCCGATCTCACCGACGCCGACACCGAGCGCATCGAGGCCCGGCTGGTGGAGGCCGCCCGCTCCTGGGCCGACGGCTTCGCCGAGGCGCTCAACGCCGAGTGCGGCGAGGAGCGCGCCGCCGAGATGCTGCGCCGCTACGGCCACGCCTTCCCCGAGGGCTACAAGGCCGACCACTCGCCGCGCGCCGCGGTGGCCGACCTGGTCCACCTGGAGCAGCTGCGCCACAGCGACAAGGACTTCGCCCTGTCGCTGTACGAGCCGGTCGGCGCGGCGCCGGGCGAGCGCCGGTTCAAGATCTACCGCATGGGCGACCAGGTCTCGCTCTCCGCCGTGCTGCCGGTCCTCAACCGCCTCGGCGTCGAGGTGATCGACGAGCGTCCCTACGAGCTGCGCTGCACCGACCGTACCCATGCCTGGGTCTACGACTTCGGCCTGCGGATCCCGCTGCCCGCCGGCAACGGCGGCGACTACTTCGGCGACGACGCCCGCGAGCGCTTCCAGAACGCGTTCGCCGCGGTGTGGACCGGTCAGGCGGAGAACGACGGCTTCAACTCCCTCGTCCTGGGCGCCGGGCTCACCTGGCGGCAGGCCATGGTGCTGCGCGCGTACGCCAAGTACCTGCGTCAGGCCGGTTCGACCTTCAGCCAGGACTACATGGAGGACACCCTCCGTACCAACGTCCACACCACGCGGCTGCTGGTCTCGCTCTTCGAGGCCCGGATGTCGCCGGAGCGGCAGCACGCAGGCACCGAGCTGACCGACGGTCTGCTCGAGGAGCTGGACGGCGCGCTCGACCAGGTCGCCTCGCTCGACGAGGACCGGATCCTGCGGTCCTTCCTCACCGTCATCAAGGCCACCCTGCGGACGAACTTCTTCCAGAGCGCCGGCGATGGAGGCAGCAAGGGGCAGGCGGCGGGCGGCGAGCCGCACGGCTATGTGTCGATGAAGTTCGACCCGCAGGCGATCCCGGACCTGCCGGCACCCCGCCCGGCGTTCGAGATCTGGGTCTACTCCCCGCGTGTCGAGGGCGTCCACCTGCGGTTCGGCAAGGTCGCCCGCGGCGGTCTGCGCTGGTCCGACCGGCGTGAGGACTTCCGTACGGAGGTCCTGGGCCTGGTCAAGGCGCAGATGGTGAAGAACACCGTGATCGTGCCGGTCGGCGCGAAGGGCGGCTTCGTCGCCAAGCAGCTCCCGGACCCGTCCGTGGACCGTGACGCGTGGCTGGCCGAGGGCATCGCCGCGTACAGGACCTTCATCTCCGCGCTGCTCGACATCACCGACAACATGGTCGGCGGCGAGGTGGTCCCGCCGGCCCAGGTGGTCCGCCACGACGAGGACGACACGTACCTCGTGGTCGCCGCCGACAAGGGCACCGCGTCGTTCTCGGACATCGCCAACGAGGTCGCCGTCTCCTACGGCTTCTGGCTCGGCGACGCCTTCGCGTCCGGCGGTTCGGCCGGATACGACCACAAGGGCATGGGCATCACCGCCCGCGGCGCCTGGGAGTCGGTCAAGCGGCACTTCCGGGAGCTCGGCCACGACACCCAGACCCAGGACTTCACCGTCGTCGGCGTCGGCGACATGTCCGGTGACGTGTTCGGCAACGGCATGCTGCTGAGCGAGCACATCCGCCTGGTGGCCGCCTTCGACCACCGGCACATCTTCATCGACCCGGACCCGGACGCGGCCGTCTCGTACGCCGAGCGCCGCCGGCTGTTCGAGCTGCCCCGCTCCTCCTGGGCCGACTACAACAAGGAGCTGCTGTCGGCCGGCGGCGGCATCCACCCGCGTGCGGCCAAGTCCATTCCCGTCAACGCGGCGATGCGCACGGCGCTGGGCATCGACTCGGGCGTCACCAAGATGACGCCGGCCGAGCTGATGCAGGCGATCCTCAAGGCCCCCGTGGACCTGCTGTGGAACGGCGGCATCGGCACCTACGTCAAGGCGCACACCGAGACGCACGCCGACGTCGGTGACAAGGCGAACGACACCATCCGCGTCAACGGCGAGGACCTGCGGGTCAAGGTCGTCGGCGAGGGCGGCAACCTGGGGCTGACCCAGCTCGGCCGGATCGAGTTCGACCGCAACGGCGGCCACATCAACACCGACGCGATCGACAACAGCGCCGGTGTGGACACCTCCGACCACGAGGTGAACATCAAGATCCTGCTGAACGGCCTGGTCACGGACGGCGATCTGACGGTCAAGCAGCGCAACCAGCTGCTCGCGAAGATGACCGACGAGGTCGGCGCGCTCGTGCTGCGCAACAACTACGCGCAGAACGTGGCCCTCAGCAACGCCGTCGCGCAGTCGCCGTCGCTGCTCCACGCCCACCAGCGCTACATGCGGCGCCTGGAGCGCGACGGGCATCTGGACCGGTCGCTGGAGTTCCTCCCCAGCGACCGCCAGATCCGTGAACTGCTCAACACGGGCAAGGGGCTGAGCCAGCCCGAGCTGGCGGTCCTGCTCGCCTACACCAAGATCACGGTGGCGGACGAGCTGATCGGGACGTCCCTGCCGGACGACCCGTATCTGCGCCGGCTGCTGCACGCCTACTTCCCCAAGCCACTGCGCGAGCAGTTCCCCGACGCGGTCGACTCGCATGCGCTGCGCCGTGAGATCGTCACGACCGTGCTGGTCAACGACACCGTGAACACCGGTGGTTCGACGTTCCTGCACCGCCTGCGCGAGGAGACCGGGGCGTCGATCGAGGAGGTCGTGCGGGCACAGACCGCGGCGCGCGAGATCTTCGGGCTCGGCGCGGTGTGGGACGCCGTCGAGGCGCTCGACAACAAGGTCGCGTCCGACGTTCAGACCCGTATCAGGCTGCACTCCCGCCGCCTCGTCGAGCGCGGTACGCGCTGGCTGCTGGGCAACCGACCGCAGCCGCTGGAGCTCGCCGAGACGATCGGCTTCTTCGCCGATCGGGTGGAGCAGGTGTGGGCCGGGCTGCCGAAGATGCTGCGCGGCGCGGACCTGGAGTGGTACCAGAACATCCTGGACGAGCTCACCGGCGCGGGCGTCCCGGAGGAACTCGCGCTGCGGGTGGCCGGGTTCTCGTCCGCGTTCCCGACGCTCGACATCGTCGCGATCGCGGACCGCACCGGGCAGGAACCTCTGGCTGTCGCCGATGTGTACTACGACCTCGCGGACCGGCTGAGCATCACCCAGCTCATGGACCGGATCATCGAACTGCCGCGGTCCGACCGCTGGCAGTCCATGGCCCGCGCCGCAATCCGCGAGGACCTGTACGCGGCACACGCGGCACTGACGTCGGACGTGCTGAGCGTGGGCAACGGCAGCTCCACCCCGGAGCAGCGGTTCAAGACCTGGGAAGAGAAGAACGCGGCGCTGCTAGGCCGGGCGCGGTCGACGCTGGAGGAGATCCACGACTCGGACATGTTCGACCTGGCGAACCTGTCGGTCGCGATGCGGACGATGCGCCAGCTGCTGCGGACGCACGGCTAG
- a CDS encoding HAD family hydrolase, with product MGKHSTHLVWDWNGTLLDDIGAVISATNAAFAEIGLELITLERYRELYCIPIPRFYERLMGRLPTEAEWAVMDEAFHRHYTEHRIGCGLTDGVEDLLREWQRAGRSQSLLSMYGHEQLVPVVRGYGIESHFIRVDGRTGPSGGTKALHMERHLKALDGAAVPGRTVVIGDAVDDALAAAHVGARAVLYTGGSHSRASLESVGVPVVDTLAEAVEEALRLAA from the coding sequence ATGGGGAAGCACAGCACGCACCTGGTCTGGGACTGGAACGGCACACTGCTCGACGACATCGGCGCGGTCATCTCCGCGACCAACGCCGCCTTCGCGGAGATCGGTCTGGAGCTGATCACGCTCGAGCGCTACCGCGAGCTGTACTGCATCCCGATTCCCCGCTTCTACGAGCGGCTGATGGGCCGGCTGCCCACCGAGGCCGAGTGGGCCGTCATGGACGAGGCCTTCCATCGGCACTACACCGAGCACCGCATCGGCTGCGGTCTCACCGACGGGGTCGAGGACCTGCTGCGCGAGTGGCAGCGGGCCGGCCGCAGCCAGTCGCTGCTGAGCATGTACGGGCACGAGCAGCTGGTCCCGGTCGTGCGGGGATACGGCATCGAGAGCCACTTCATCCGCGTCGACGGGCGCACCGGCCCGTCCGGCGGCACGAAGGCGCTGCACATGGAGCGTCATCTGAAGGCCCTGGACGGCGCCGCCGTCCCCGGCCGCACCGTGGTCATCGGGGACGCCGTCGACGACGCGCTCGCGGCCGCGCACGTCGGTGCGCGGGCCGTGCTCTACACCGGCGGCTCGCACAGCAGGGCCAGCCTGGAGTCGGTGGGCGTGCCCGTGGTGGACACGCTCGCCGAGGCCGTGGAGGAGGCACTGCGTCTCGCCGCATGA
- a CDS encoding ABC transporter permease, whose amino-acid sequence MSSPPPPTADLASLAARHGLTVSGARPSLPAYLRQLWSRRHFITAFATAKLTAQYSQAKLGQVWQLMTPLLNAAVYYLIFGKILNTSKDVPDFVPFLVTGVFIWTFTANSIMSGTRAISGNIGLVRALHFPRASLPVALALQQLQQLLFSLGALVVILTVLGEFPRWSWLLAVPALVLQCAFNTGLSMVLARLGARTPDIAQLMPFVLRTWMYASGVMFSIPHILKDRDLPEFVVLALKCNPAAVYIDLVRFAFIDSYTADRLPPHVWALALGWAVVLAVGGFVYFWKAEEQYGRG is encoded by the coding sequence GTGAGCAGTCCGCCGCCGCCGACCGCAGATCTCGCCTCACTCGCCGCCCGCCACGGGCTCACCGTGAGCGGCGCCCGGCCCTCCCTGCCGGCTTACCTCCGGCAGCTGTGGTCGCGCCGGCACTTCATCACCGCGTTCGCCACCGCCAAGCTCACCGCCCAGTACAGCCAGGCGAAGCTCGGCCAGGTCTGGCAGCTGATGACCCCGCTGCTGAACGCCGCGGTCTACTACCTGATCTTCGGCAAGATCCTGAACACCAGCAAGGACGTCCCAGACTTCGTCCCCTTCCTGGTCACGGGCGTCTTCATCTGGACCTTCACCGCCAACTCGATCATGTCCGGCACCCGGGCCATCTCCGGCAACATCGGGCTTGTGCGGGCCCTGCACTTCCCCCGGGCCTCCCTGCCCGTCGCACTCGCCCTGCAACAGCTCCAGCAACTGCTGTTCTCGCTCGGGGCGCTGGTCGTGATCCTGACCGTCCTCGGCGAGTTCCCGCGATGGTCGTGGCTGCTGGCGGTCCCGGCGCTGGTGCTGCAGTGCGCCTTCAACACCGGTCTGTCGATGGTCCTGGCCCGCCTCGGCGCCCGCACCCCCGACATCGCCCAGCTGATGCCGTTCGTCCTGCGCACCTGGATGTACGCGTCCGGCGTGATGTTCAGCATTCCGCACATCCTCAAGGACCGGGACCTGCCGGAGTTCGTCGTCCTGGCGCTCAAGTGCAACCCGGCCGCCGTCTACATCGACCTGGTCCGTTTCGCGTTCATCGACTCCTACACCGCCGACCGGCTGCCCCCGCACGTCTGGGCCCTGGCCCTGGGATGGGCCGTGGTCCTGGCCGTCGGCGGTTTCGTGTACTTCTGGAAGGCAGAGGAGCAGTACGGCCGTGGCTGA